Within the Xiphophorus couchianus chromosome 17, X_couchianus-1.0, whole genome shotgun sequence genome, the region CtaaagatgcaccaatcagagtTTTGCTGGCCAACACTGATTTCTGGTTTTGATTGAAGTCTGACCTGTTGGTTCAAATTTTAACTGATTCTAATTTTGATTCAAGCTGCATCTAAACCTTATGATTTAGGTTATATGGTGGGTGTGGAAACATTAGGATTATAATCTTGCCTTTATGATGGACTGGTGACTTCTCCAGATTGTTTCGCGCTACTTGCCCAGTAATAGCTGGCATAGAGATTACACTCTATGCCAGCTCTTTGACATAACCCACTCGCTTGATGGTGGTTTCCTTAAACAGGATTAAATGGGTATAGAAAATGGAAGGCTGGATGGATGAGAACTTTAAGACCCAAACAAATTATACCTTGTTTCCCAGCAATTCCTGGTCTATCATCCACCCACCATTTCAGAGGCAGGAATAAATAGAAGACAACAAAATGTTGGGGCATGCATTTTGCTGGTGCCTGGCTATTTGTGTTCACATTTGAAACTGGGCACTGTTACAGCTAGCATTTTGGTCAGCGTGGTTTTCGTTTCAAACCCACATCGTAACACCATATTACATAGTTGgaagtaaaaatgaaagtaaatgtgTTTAACCTATTTCTGATTTGTCTACGTTCGGATCTTTGCTGTAGACTCAACTTGGATGACATAAGAGACTCAGGAGTTTAACTTTTAAGTTGTTGAAACCAGGAAGCCTAACAACATCTGCTAGTCCACTAAATAAAGAAGCTTGTTGAtcaattttaagttatttttctgatttgatcTAACtgctaaaatactttttaaaattatttctagaGATTTAACAAGGATCCACTCAAACAATGAAATGCTAATCTGACTATAGtgttcacttttattttcaactgTGTGAAGCACAAAATTGAAACAGAACTTTTCTTGACTCAGTAACTAATCCCTGCATGCTGactcttattttccttttcatggTGTCTTAAATCACAATGTTTGCTGTAAGCCGTGGCTGTGGATGACCTCAGATTAAGTTCAGCTACAAACTCAAGGACTGTTGTGGTGATCTCCGAGTTCATGTTAGACACAGTGTATGAACTTCAAAGCTGATGGAGAGGTAAAAGGGTTCACTTGACTGTTGAAAAGGTATTCAGAAACACATTGATTTTGACAGGTCTCCAGTTCATGGTGCAGCTTCTAATCCACATTAGAGGTTTAGGGTGTGATCAGTGAACAGCAAAAGATCCAAAGCTATGAAGTTCAGTTGGCAACAAGAAGTACTCCACTGAATGGCACTGAAGACACAGCTCAATTCTTACTTTATCCAGATTAAAATGTGCCAATGTCAGCTTTTGGCTTCCTTTTAGCATTTAAGCTGAAGAGTCCATAATGTTTTAATGTCCATATTTTCCTGTGACGGAGATGGTCGATCCCTGGAGTTGATTTGGTCTGTTGTGatcttaaaatgtaactttaaaatcCACCAATAAAGTACAAACAGTAAAAGCAGGAGACTTGTAAAATAAGTCAAAGCTGACTGTGCACTAGATAAATCCTAAATGCAAAAACGATAATCAAGAcattaaaagacaaatactGACAGACCTGCTATAGGGGCAACCTAGCTCATCCATAACTATGAGGGCTCCTAGGGTTAATGGGGGATGATTCTTCCCTGCCGTTCTGACCGATGAGCTGATACAGACGGTGGCTGAGGTTCTGTACTTGACAGGTTCCCAGGACACACCCCACTCTCTTAAACTGGGGATGCTGGTGGTGGTTTCTGCCCCCTTTCGAGTGTCCATGGCCACGAGATCTCTTAGCCCTTCTCTTGATCTGAAAAGCCTCATCAGGTTGTGCCCATGTCAGGCCAGGAGATGCCGTCCTCAAACTGGACGCTGGTGGGTGCCTCACGAGGCTTAACATCCATTTGCGGAATTTGTTTGCAGCTGGAGATGCTGGGACAGTGTTGGACTGACCTTCTGAGGGAGTGGAAAGCTCCTGTTCCTGGTCGATTGGTTCTTTGAGATGATTcaagctggaaagaaaaaaaagccggTAAAAAGGTGTTCTTTTAGGTTTTTGAGATATAAGTGGATTAAGCAAACAGTAGTGGATGAACAGAAGatacaatgcaaaaataagCAGGTAACACATCATATGCAAGaaaaatttgcatatttaagaATCAGAATCTTAAATGGCCAAAATCACAACACTTTAATGCAGTGCTGGCAAACCTTGAGTTATATGAAAGTGTTATATTCATGTAACACTTGCCCTCAACTTGAACATTTCAACGAACTAAGCACAATCCACTGCACCACGCCAGCAGTAGAAGTCTCCTCAAGCATTATGGTGCATCATGTCAAACCACAAAAAATGCTAAGGAATATTTTGAGGAACATTACAAAACTTCAAAAGCTCCTCAGACACGGAAAACGCCTCTTTATGGGTGGTTAAATTGCTGCCCATTTTCTATGCTTGCTAAGTCCTGCTAGCTACACTGGGGAGATGGCACTGCCATCAAGGAAGGTACAACCTCTAAGCATGATGCCAGTCTGTTAGAGACCCAGAACAGAAACCCCTTTCATTGTGTGATGTTCTTTACATGGTGTGATCAACTGGAAGGTCCTCAAACAGAATGAGGAGTTGAAGTCGTCCCACTAATATCAGTCCACCGAGACACCTCGAAAAGTAGTCACAAGCGAGTAACAATTACAAACTGTAAGGGATAGTAACAGATTTTTGAATGACGTGATGTATACCGTTAGAAtacaaagcaaaacattctAGCACACACTGAGGGTCATGGTCCAAAGATACACACAGAAGCACATCATCAAACCAAAGGAAAGGAGACCCTGAGATTCCCAAACCAGTCACCCTCCTTTCTGCAACTCCAAATCCTGTCCACAAACAGACCAATCACACTAGAAACTGCTTTAGTCTTGTGCTGAATTACAAACACAGCTCATAAGATCAGTATATCTTCCAaactacataatattttttatcactGAGTAATATGAATCGGTTTCTTTTGAAAGAAGTAAAAATTTTAGTGAGGCATTTATCTcctattgttttcttttaagggTTAGGATCAGCTAATACTGTGAAACTTTTAGTAAGAGTACCAACATCTGTTTATCTTTTGCATGTGAGCACAACTTTGTGCATTTCAACATGCCTGTCTCTTAATTGGGGCATAAAAGTAAATAGCCTTTTGATGCCTTGAATAGCATATTCCTGAGTCAGCCTTGGTTGCTACCTTTTTTACGTCGCCACCTGATTAGTGTTGGCTTTTTGTTAAGCAGGCACGGGATCTCATTATCAAGAAGCCTGATGAGACTTGTTTCAGTTTTGCTGAATGGTTCCTGGGGAAACAGAACAAATATAAAGCAAACCAGTGGAGTTTTAGTGAATCTGTGTACAGTAACGAGTTTCTTCAAGTTAAGAAGggtatgttttttatttggagACTGTTTGACGTTTCGTTGATCCATGCATAAAACGCATTGTCTGGAACATGGACCTTGGGACAATTTCTCTGCTGGAAAGGACACGGTCAGCAAAGCAAGCAGAATGTACTGGCCTCTGAGTAAACAGTAGCAACATCTCTACCATCTGTTCGTTGTTTGAACAACGGGTATCGTTCTTACAACTTGACCTGGTAGCTCATCAGTAAGAGTCAAGCAGCTGAGTGTCTAACTTAGCACCACCAATGGAAAAAGGGTTGCAAAAAAATGACTACACCTGGCAGACGAGAAGTAAACCTTTATAATTCTGTTGGAACACTACATCTGAGCAATGCATCATATGTTTGCTTTTCcaactacaagaaaaaaattgcacCAAGTTGTCTGTGGCAgacaccacagctgctccaaatATACTCAGTAAAACGCTGACTCAACACAAGCACTCAGACTTTACTCCCACTGAGTGGCTGAAAACTGTGTACCATTGAGATCTTGTTCAGTAATCTGGCACAAAATGGAAGGTCAATGGTATTCAAACAGGTATGGTAGCCTGACGAGGACTCAGTTGCCAAAGACGAGGCTGTTGCTGGAAAGACAGTTGCATAACGGGATGCCGCTTACTATTTTCAGATCAGGCTTGGTGCGCCATGGTGCCACATCACCCATCTAAACAATGGGACTAGTATTTAACTTACTGGACGCATGTCTTGTTTCTCTCTAACTGCAGTCACCATGGCATCTTGACACTGAAATTCATTGTGGATTTAAATTGGTAATATTTTGCATGACTCATACACTGACTCCACTATTGCACAACACAGAACTATAATCTGCGGTGCTGATGATTCTAGCCCTGTGGTTTTGATAGTTGAAGTCAAAAGTTTAAATAGGAACTAGCATCTGAAACCCTGTGATCAATAGACAAAACATTCAACCACATCATCAGATTAGTGCTGCTCCTCACAGCACATACACAGCACATGTAAAGTCACACCTCTGCAAAATTGGTTTCCATGTGGAAAGCAGCTCTTTACGGATGCCAGAGTTGGATTTTGGTCTAAGACGATAATCCAGAGTGGAATTCTCCCCGTTTGGTCACTGCTTTCACCCTGCTCAACTGTAACTGTTCAATCCCAAGAAAACATGCACAGAAACCTGAAATACCTAACTTAAAATCCTTATATTGTTATTATAATTACTAATTGTATAATAATTACTATACTAATagtaattattataattaatagttataataataataatagcactattattattattattattattacacatACCCTGTGTGAGATTAAATCTGTCTGTTTCTAAAGGTTGTCTGTAGCTCActcttgtttttctccattaatgatttaattggaaaaaaaaacatgacatcatGTGACCTCATACTGCTTAAACAAACCTGGACTACAACATAAGCACCCAGACTGAACTGTCATGTGATGCAAACTGATGCGAACACAGTGGGGCTCGAAAGGGGTCCAAGTACAAATCTGTTTGGCATGCCCTTCATCTCAAAACAATGAATTGTTTAATAGGTAATCTGTTTTGTAAAGTGCtcaacaaccaaaacaacaatttagTTTTGGTGGCACACCACCAAAGATATGTACTGATGCTAAATGTGGGTGAAAGGTCATTGTTCTTAGCTAGAAATATTAGCTAAAACGTCCGggttttgacatattttattgaggtaaataaagataaaaactggttaacctaaaaaaaaaacataaaagaaaaaatctagcAGAAAATGAAGGGTATTTGCTGCATGTGATCAGAAAAGCATGCAATCGCTCCTAGTTTGGCAAGCGGCAGTTCTGCATCTTAAGGACTTCTTTAGCATTACCTTATCAGGTTACAGAGACAGAATGTGGACAGAAACAGAACATGGAAGGAATGACAGAAATCCACCCAGCGTCTAAGAGGCGAAAGAAATGTAGAATAGTTATGTCTGCTGTTATTCTTCAGTCAGCATGTCATGGTAACAGGACATGATGTGCTCATTGGAACTGGGAGTAAGAGTTTAGTGTCATAAGAAGAAAGCAATGGAACATTTACGACCAATTATGCTCGAAAGGGGAAGTGGCAGACTGAATCAAACTGGGAAAAAGACACGTCTTTAGGGACAGTGGAGGGATTAGGACTCTCTTGTTAAGCGGAGACGAGATGGACTGAGGGGATTAAGGTGCTGGGCAGGTGAAGGTTTCAGCAGCAGGTGTTCAGCGCTTGCTCACACACATCAATAGGCAATGAGATGAGATGGTGCTGTGTGATAATGCTCTGCCTCCAACAGTGTTAGATTATCAGCACAGATGTTTGCTTTATTATTCTTCCAAACCCTCTTGCTTAATTGTGTCGGGCATTTGACGTATGCATAGTGATGAGGGAATTTTTCTCCAACTTTTCTTAAttagagaaaaagagaagattTCCAAAATTTCCTGAGTTATCTATTGGGTTATATCCATATTTTTTCAGtcacaaaactttttcatttcctACTTCAGTCAGAGACTTTGTTCAAACTGAGCATTTACTTTGCTTGTTTCTGGTATCAAAGTGtagaaagctttttaaaagttacagttTCAAAGGTACAAATTCAATTATACTATTCCTACAGTTTAAATCCCtttgaataaaaagcaaatgaatTAGTGATGTTCTCTCCAGATAGATAGAGAAAGGCAGCCtacaaaaaaagttacatttcacaGTTCATGTCTGGAatcaaataacaaataaatattatatatataaatatatataaactttcCCATATTATTTAATGCTACACTTAGGTCTATCACTTTTAAGTTGCCTTGTTGACTCACAAATGGATGGAAATACAGAAAAGTTGcctctaaagaaaacaaaatgcatcttCTTATCAGACTCTACCAGTAGAAGGCGCCATTTACAGTCATTCGTCTACAATCACACACGTTACTCACTGCGATAACATTGTAACACGTTTGTATAGCTGCTGACCCCGCACACATCAAACTGTTACTAAGACTGTAAGACTGTAGACTGTTACTAAGCGCTCTGGTTGTTGCCTAATCTCTTATGGCCGGGCTTTGTGACTAAAACCCCTGCAGTCTAAAAGGGCGGAAAAGAACAGGTACCATTTATCGTCACATTCACGATAATCCATTATGGGGCTCCATTCATGAAAACAAACCGGTTTTCCCTCCTTGTGTAAAAcgacgtagaaaatgtcacaCATGCTTTGGGGATTTCAGTGTGGAGGAATAGTACAATAGAAAATACAGTGAACTTCAACTTTAAATTCAGAATGTGGGTCATTTTTTACACTGGAACTGCTAAATGAATATTATTTCACCTCAGAACTTAGTCCATGACCTTATCAAATGCTGTATaacttttataataataataaccaagAGTTTCGAACTATTGTGCTATTTTAAGCATTTCAAATATTcgcattattttatattttaattttcataataatgaaattttttttttttttttaaagtgttttattgtagACAGCCTTTGACTTTGTAGAGCTCATTGTCTGTGAACTGCACGACATAACAGCAACCACTCACGCTCATGTGACTCTTTAGACACGCGGGCAGAAAATGAGAGTTAACCAAACTAGCAACAAACTTTAGTTCAAGTTCTTGATCTGTTACGCACCACCACACCGGCAGAAAACCCATATTTTCAACtccttaaattaaaaacaagacaattgCAGAAGTGGCTTGTTCCTACAAGGTTTCCGACTTGCAGCACTTCCCGTGAACTAATTTGCCGTAAAGTAACAGGTGAGTAAATGTTTATAAACTTAGCCAATCAGGTGTAGCTTTGTTTTATCGTCTAAAACAATTGTATTAGTGTGTTATTATACCGACAACAGCAGCGGAAACAGTAGTAAAGCGTTATTAGCCGGTAGTTAATCTTGTCGTACCTGTTTCCGTCAGGACGCTCCCCGGCCGGTGAAGCCGACAGCTGCTGGAGGGAAAGCAGGCTGATGCAATACACGACAAGCGGGAGGAAGGACCTCATCTCCGGATAAGCTTCAACTGTGTACAGCCTCTCTCTGCAGGAGTTGGAGGGGGGCTACCTCTCCGACTTCCAGACCTCCAAAATTGGAGGGAGAGCAATAAATAGataatttatataataataaaaacgttATAGCAAAACGTTGAAGCTGAGAATTCCAACTTGGGcaaactggaaaagaaaagaaaataaaaaaagtcaatgtttttcttttttctaaaagacAATGATggtaaaaagtatatttaaatataggCAGATTTTCTTGCCTTATACAAACTGAATTCTACATTAACTTtaactgcagaaacaaaataaaaacagaaaatctttgtCTGAAGGATTACCTATTTACTCATAATCCACacattatgcaaaaataaattgtcttaCCTTTAATGTGGAGCTCAGAGCATGGAGTCAGTCAAAAGTCTTCTTATTCCCACGATTCCAATCCTGTTGGTCAAGATCAAGTTCCAATGTGAAGTTGAGTGCTGACTAACATAGTGGATTTAAATAGAGTGGGTGGAGTTACAACTAACCAGTATTTTACATCTTTGGAAATTTTTACTATTCTGCATTGCACTGATATAAATCCAAGAGattctataaaaaatattataaattgcAGTCCATGCCCAAAGGCAATATAACTTCTGTAACCTTAAAAGGAATGAGCTCAAAAAGTAAGCAAACATTATATAAAACTGAAAGCATAAAGGctttctctgtaaaaaaaattaaaaatcagcaCAATAAAATAGTTAAACCTGCTGAATAAGTTTAGTTCTATACAGAACTAACAGTTGAAAcagctaaaacagaaaaaaaaattgtgtgtaGCATTATGTAGGTCAgagattttctttgatttgacGCATACATTTCAGAATCCTTAACACATTTATGTATAGGCTACATTATGTGAAAAGAgacacattttctaattttataaGCTTacaccatttattttctatgggattgtgtatttttctggaAAAGAGAGATTGCTGTAAAAGTTGAGTGGTAGAAGAAGCTGAAATTAACTCCAACAGGATCTAAAGACTGTTTAAGCTTTACAGTTAATAtagttttgttaaatttgcTCTAGACTAAACATCAGCTGTAAAGTTTCAGTAATGAACTGCAGGTAGCTTTGCTAACATCCTTTAGCGGCATGTTGTTGCAGGTTGATTGTGAGAGGGGTGTCGTttatctccagtggtcattggATGGAAGGACACAGGCCATATTCCCGTTTCAAACTGGTATATTCCTGAAGACTTTTTGCTATCATAATCCACCATGTGCATGCTTATGAAAGGAAGCTGCGTTTTCAAGAAATTCAGCCGAACCCCTCTCCTGTCTCTTATCATCGCCTTCAGCCAAGTGTCTAGCACAGATATGACCAGATGCAGGAATCTTCCACTACCTCCCCTAATGCTTTTGAGTTTCAGTCATAAGTCGTTGGGAGGCATCACTGTTAAATTCCCACACATAAACATTTCCTTCACTTACAgtattttattgctgttgtCATTCTAGCTCAGTGGTTCCTGGTAGGAACTGGTCTATTGTCAGTATGATTCAACACTATAAAGCATGCCAATGTTGTTTGCATGCTATCTCATTGAATCATTCACTAAGACAGGTACGGTGCAGgtctaaacacatttttctctacTTTAATTAATGACTCAGATCTCATATCGGCTGGAATTTTTTTGTTCTATGTCCAAATTCTCCTTGACTAGTCTTTGTGCTAATAATAACATCTAGTGCTGCGTCAGAGGCTGGTTTCCAAGGAACCCTGATGAA harbors:
- the adm2a gene encoding protein ADM2a yields the protein MRSFLPLVVYCISLLSLQQLSASPAGERPDGNSLNHLKEPIDQEQELSTPSEGQSNTVPASPAANKFRKWMLSLVRHPPASSLRTASPGLTWAQPDEAFQIKRRAKRSRGHGHSKGGRNHHQHPQFKRVGCVLGTCQVQNLSHRLYQLIGQNGREESSPINPRSPHSYG